The genomic stretch TTATGTAATTTACAAAAATGAGGGTTCAAGATTAGTGCGGGCATTAATCAACTTAATGATCGATACTCACATTGAAAAAGGATACAACGAATTTGCAACACCAGTAATTGTTAAATCAGAAATGCTTTACGGAACAGGTAATTTACCAAAATTCGCAGAAGATTTATATAAAATCGAAAGCGAAAGTGCAAGTTATTTAATCCCAACAGCAGAAGTCACCTTAACAAACATTTACAATAATGAAATTGTTGATTTATCTCAACCATTTAAAGCAACCGCATACACAGAATGTTTCCGTTCAGAAGCAGGAAGTAGCGGTAAAGATACTAAAGGTTTAATTCGTCAACATCAATTTAAAAAGGTTGAATTAGTTAAAGTTACAAACGCTGAAGATGCTTGAACTGAATATTTAGCAATGCTTGAAGATGCAAAAGCAATTTTAGAAAAATTAGAAATTCCTTATCGAACTTTACAACTTTGTACAGGTGATATGGGATTTAGTTCACGAAATACTGTTGATTTAGAGCTTTGATTGCCATCAGAACAACGTTTTAGAGAAGTTTCTTCAGTAAGTTATATGGGTGATTTTCAAGCTAGAAGAGCAATGATCCGTTACCGTAATAACGAAGGTAAAACTGAATATGCTCACACTATGAATGGGTCTGGTCTTGCAATTGATAGAGTCATTGCTGCTTTACTTGAAATTTATCAAAACGAAGACGGAACAATCTCAATTCCAAAAGCACTCCAAAAATATATGGGTGATAAAGAATTTATTGGTAAAAATTAAAAGCAAGTTTAAACTAGGACAATAAAAATTAACATTCCTTCGAATGTTAATTTTTTATATTTTTAAAGGAGAAAAAATGGGTAAACATTTTACAGAAGAACAAGAAAAAGAAATTTATAATACATTTTTTCAATTAGGCAAAAAGTATGCAATTGAACTTATGTATAAATATGGTGCAAAAGCAAAAGATAAATATGTGAAAGCAAGATTACGAGGAATATTAAAACATTATAATTGTAATATGAATAAAAAACCAAGAAAGCCTGGAACCGGTAGGTCAAGAAAAGTGAAAGAACAAGATATAAATTGAGACATTTTTACACGAGAAGATTTAATTGAAATTGCAAAAAGATATAGAGAAATTACAAAAGATAAATTTAAAACAGAGAAAGTTCAAGAGGCATCACATATTAATATGGCTTCGTATAAACTTGCTATTTTGTTGTATCTTTGTAGACAAACAATATCCAAACATAAAAGAAATAATTTTGCTCCTAAAAATAAATCCAGAAAAATAAAGTACCAAGACTTGATTATTGATTCATTTAAACAAAATAGATCTAAATATGGTAGACAAAAATTAAAATATTTTATCTTAAAGCACTATAAAATAGACATAAACGAAAGAACTCTAGGAAGATATATGAATGCCTTAGGTTTATTTTGCAATATAAGAAAAAGAAAAAAATTAAAAGAAGTAAAGAACACATCTGTCA from Mycoplasmopsis gallopavonis encodes the following:
- the serS gene encoding serine--tRNA ligase, yielding MLDIKYVLNNVEKVREGLLSRNFEISIYDEFVELAKNRGQIMFEAQNKKAELGKLSKEFSKFKNDPAKIQEIKNQIEAIKQEEQELTEKANNLNSKINDLILQIPNLPLETVPVGKNEDQNVILETRDKIGRGLVKAMLPHYEIAKNLDIIDFERGVKLSGSRYVIYKNEGSRLVRALINLMIDTHIEKGYNEFATPVIVKSEMLYGTGNLPKFAEDLYKIESESASYLIPTAEVTLTNIYNNEIVDLSQPFKATAYTECFRSEAGSSGKDTKGLIRQHQFKKVELVKVTNAEDAWTEYLAMLEDAKAILEKLEIPYRTLQLCTGDMGFSSRNTVDLELWLPSEQRFREVSSVSYMGDFQARRAMIRYRNNEGKTEYAHTMNGSGLAIDRVIAALLEIYQNEDGTISIPKALQKYMGDKEFIGKN
- a CDS encoding IS3 family transposase, with amino-acid sequence MLIFYIFKGEKMGKHFTEEQEKEIYNTFFQLGKKYAIELMYKYGAKAKDKYVKARLRGILKHYNCNMNKKPRKPGTGRSRKVKEQDINWDIFTREDLIEIAKRYREITKDKFKTEKVQEASHINMASYKLAILLYLCRQTISKHKRNNFAPKNKSRKIKYQDLIIDSFKQNRSKYGRQKLKYFILKHYKIDINERTLGRYMNALGLFCNIRKRKKLKEVKNTSVIKENIVNRDYNDVYNRNIYATDVTYLPATKDAINNNVYLSVVIKHKTKEIISFSLSKFNDSKLIYKTFENVDFEKSFILHSDHCSTYTSDDFSHFIENKGGIISLSKVGNSLDNRVVEYWFSNLKTELIRDLNIKAMTLSELEKVISNYVNWYNKFRIQSCLNWKTPYEYSMGLSNLINC